CGGCGCCGGCGTACGGCCGGTCGAAGGAGACGGTCGTCGCCGCGTCGGCCTCGCCGAGCAGGCGGCCGTTCTCGTCCCAGGCGTGGTAGAGGCTCGCCCCGGTGCGGCCGTCCTCGGGATAGAGGTTGTACGCCTGCCAGGTGATGTCCGGCAGCAACAGCAGCAGGTCGGCCGGGTGGTCGTCGCGGACCGTGAACGGCACGTGGGAGCGGTGGCCGTCGGCGGTGGTGAGGACGGCCACGTACGCACCGACGTTCCAGAACGACGGGATCTGCAGGCGCCAGGACAGCCACCAGTGGTGGCAGGAGACCGTGCGGTCGGCGGTGAGCGGGGGAGGCTGGACGATGCCGGAGAGGCGCGGGCTGGTGGTGATCTTGGCGGCGCCGTCGCCGTTGTAGTGGCCGATGCGGTAGATGTCGACGGCGAATTCCTGGGGCGGGTCGACGGTCACGTGGAAGTCGAGGGCCTCGCCGGGGGCGACCGCGCCGGTGGAGACGAAGCCCTTGATCTGGCGGCGCACGTCGTCGGCCGCGCGGGGGCCGCCGGAGCGGGGCGCGGGGACACGGCCTCGGCCGGTGGCGGTGCCGGAGGGCTGCTGGGCGCCGAGGGCCGGGTCCACGTACCAAGGGACCACCTGGCCGGTGTCGTCGAAGTACGTCTCGCTGCCGCGCAGCCAGGGAAGCGGGCCCTGGCCGAAAGGATCCGTCACGGCGTGTGCCAGTGCTCCTGACTCCCAGCGGCGAATCTGCTCCGGCCCCATGGTCGCTTCCCCTCCCTCGGCGCCGTTCTGTTGTGGTGGTGCGGTTGTTCTTCGGCGGTGGTGTTCGGATGTGGTTGCCGGTGTGGCGTTCGGCGATGGTGCGGGTGTGGCTGTCTGTGGTGAGCGTGCCGGAGGTGATGGGCATTGCGGCGTTCGTACGACTGTCTTATGTCGTGTGCGATTGCCATGTGCGCGTTCAACACCCAGCACATCACATTCTGCACGGACTCCGTCACGGTTCGTTGTGAATTGACCGAAAGCGGAAGAATGGGCTCCGGCTTGAGGGCGGGCGCCGGGGTTGGGCGCTGAGAGCCGGGTGCCGATGTCGGGCCGGGCGGTGGGCGAGGCGGCCTGAGGGGAGTCCGGGTCGGGCTGTGGAGTGGCCGGAGGGTTCCGGGTGCCGGGCGGTGCGGGTGACTCGCCGCGGTGGCCGGGCGGCCTTCCCGGCTCAGACGAGTCGTACGGGCTTCTCCGGGCGTATGCCGACCTCGGCCAGCCAGGCCCTGAGCGGAGCCGGATCACCGTCCTCTATGAGGCTGAGGACCCTGGGCGTCAGGTCGGTGGCGCGTTCGCCCTTGACCAGGAGGGACGGGCCGTCGAGCCAGTCCAGGCCGGGGGTGGCCCCGGCCGTGTCCATCGCGGCGCAGCAGATCATCGCGGTGACGTGGTCGGCGAGGAGTTCGCGGGGGGTGCGCGCGGGCTGGAGGGGAAACAGGGGCAGGGCTCCGTCGTCCCAGAGGGCGTCGGGGGCGGGGGTGGGCGCGGCCGCTCGGGGTGGGGCGCCGGTTGCCTCCTCGCGGGCGAGTTCCGCGCTGAGGCCTGCGGCCAGGGCGGCGCTGCGGGGGTCGGAGGGTGCGGCCTCTTCCGCGTCGAGGTCGACGTCGAACTCGGTGCCGGGGTCGGTGCCGGGGGCATGGGAGGCCGAGCCGTTGGTGGGGATTGCGGCCGTGTCCGGATAGGTGGCCCGGGGTGGGGTGGTGTTCGGCCCTGTGCCGGGGGCTGCCGGCGTGCCGCTGTCCGGGGTGGTGTCTGTGGGCGGGGCCGTGGCTGAGTCCGGGGTGATGCTTCGCACCCTCTCCCGGGCCGTGTCCCGGGCTGGAATGGGGCCCCCGTCCGGGGCGGCGCCGTGGGCTGTGTTCCGGTCCGCAGTGCCCAGGTCCGGGGTGGTACCTCGGGCCGCACGGAACTCCGCCGTGCCCGGGGCCCGGGCGGGGCCTTCGGCCGTGTTCGAGTCCGGGGCGGTGTTCAGGTCCGGGGCGGCGCCTCCGGGCTTGCTCGGATCTGCGGCCTCCCCCTTGTCCGGTGCTGTGTCCGTGCGAGGGTCTGTGCCCGCGTCTGCGGTTGGGGCCGTGCCCGGGTCCGGGACTGTGCCCACGGGGAGCGCCGTGTCGCGGGCCGTGCCCGTGTCCGCTGCCGGGTGCCTGCCTCCGGTCTCGGTGTCGTGGCCGGGTTCGGGGGTCGTGGACGGTTCCGTGAGGTGGTCCAGGACGCGGGCCAAGGTCGGGCCGTGGTCGGCGTCACGGGTCGTGCGGCGGACGCCGAGGGTGTCCAGGACGCGGTGGAGGCGGGCGGCGTCGCTGCGCCACTTGCGGTCGACCACCTCGTCCGGATACTCCTGCCAGTTCACCGGCGACCAGTCGGGGCCGGACTCGGCCGGCCCTCCGTGGAAGAGGCGGGCGGCGAGCAGGGAGGTGGCCTCGTCGACCAGGCCGGGCTCGTCGAGCAGGTCGCAGGCGGGACGCTCGCCGAGGCGGGAGGTGAAGCCCTCGGCCAGGCGGTCCCGCCGGGACAGTTCGGTCAGGGCCGCGACGACGCCCGCGTCCAGCCGGGACGGCCAGCGGCCCATCCGCCAGGCGGGCAGCGCGACCCGGGTCAGCAGTCGGTCCCAGCCGGCGTACGCCAGCCCGACCTGTTCCTGCGCGACGATCCGCAGCCCGTAATCCACAGCCTGTGCACGCTCGGCCGCCGCGGTGGCGACCCCGCGTTCCATCTCGGCCGCGTGCGCCCGGCAGCCGCGCAGCAGCAGGCGGGCCAGCCGGCCGACGCCCGCGTAGACCGTACGAACGACGGGGCGGCGGCCCGGTGCCGAGGCCACGGCCACCGCCGCGTCCAGGCCCCGCACGAAGCGCCGGGCTGCGGCTATGTCGGGGTGCGCCGAGGGTCCCGTACCGGCGACGACCGGGGCGAGGACCGCCCGCAGTTCGCCCACGCGCATCCACCACAGGAACGGGGAGCCGATGACGAGGACCGGACTGGATGTCGTACGGCGATGGACGTGCCGTCGTGCCGGACCCGCCGTCTCGTCCGGTTCCTCCGACGCGGGTGGGGGGCCGTGGGCCGGATGAGTGCGGTCCTCCAGCCAGCTGTCGCAGTCAGGGGTGAGCGCTATGGCGGAGGGTGCGGGGACGTCGAGGCGGTCGGCGAGGTCACGCACCAGGCGGTACAGGTCGGGGGCCGCTTCCTCGGCGATCGGGACCGTCGGGCTCACGGCGGGGCGGGCGCGGGTGAGGACCAGGGCGAAGCCGGCCGCGGCGAGCAGCACGAGGAGCGCGACGGCGCTCACCGCCCAGCGGGCGACGTCCCAGCCACGGCCGGCGAGGTGGCCGGCGGAACCGCCCGCCAGCAGCACCACGGCGAGGGCCGCGGGCAGCACGGCGACGGCCAGCGCCCGGCTGCGGACCCGCAGCACGGCCAGCGCCCGGGCACGCGCGCTCTGCGCTCCCGTCTCCACACCCATAGCGGTCACGTCCGGAACTCACCCCCTCCCGTCCTGGCTGTCCTTGGCTGTCCTGGTGTTGCTCACTCCCCCACTGTGGCACCCACCACTGACATCGCAATGCCGGTGGGCCAAGTGCCGGAACGCTTGCGCCGCACCCTAGTTGGGGCCCCGGCCCTCGTCAGCCGGATAGGACATCGGTCACTCGATGGAATGGCCTTGGGGAGAGGTGGATGACGGAGGGCAAGGATCAGGCCCCGGATCCGAGGGGAGTCCGGGGCCTGTGAAGTACCTGCTCAGGCGGCTGATCGCGGGGGTCGGACGGGTCCGGCCCGTTCCGGGCTACGCGCCCGTCGCCGCCTTCGCCGCGATGTCCGTACGGTGCTGGGAGCCGTCCAGGCGGATGCGGGAGACGGCGCGATACGCCCGTTCGCGGGCCTCGGTGAGATCGCCGCCCGTCGCGGTGACGGACAGCACCCGGCCGCCCGCGCTGACCACGGCGTCGCCGTCGCGCTTCGTCCCGGCGTGCAGGACGTACGCGTGCGGGGCGTCCTGCACGGCCACCGCGTCAAGGCCGGTGATGGGGTCACCCGTGCGGGGGGTGCCGGGGTAGTTGTGCGAGGCGACGACGACGGTGACGGCCGCGTCGTCGCTCCAGCGGAGGGGTTCCAGACTGGCGAGGTTGCCGGTGGCGGCGGCCATCAGGATGCCGGCGAGGGGGGTCTTCAGACGGGCCAGGACCACCTGGGTCTCCGGGTCACCGAAACGTGCGTTGAACTCGATCACCCGCACGCCCCGGCCGGTGATCGCCAGGCCTGCGTAGAGAAGGCCGGAGAAGGGGGTGCCGCGGCGGCGCAGCTCGTCGACGGTCGGCTGGAGGACGCTGTGCAGGACCTCGTCCACCAGCTTCGGGTCGGCCCAGGGCAGCGGGGAGTACGCGCCCATGCCGCCGGTGTTCGGGCCCTCGTCGTCGTCGAGGGCGCGCTTGAAGTCCTGGGCGGGCTGGAGCGGGAGGACGGTCTCGCCGTCGGTCACGGCGAAGAGGGAGACCTCCGGGCCGTCGAGGTACTCCTCGATGACGACGCGCTCGCAGGCGCGGGCGTGCGCCTTCGCGGCGCCGAGGTCGGCGGTGACGACGACGCCCTTGCCCGCGGCGAGGCCGTCGTCCTTGACGACGTAGGGCGGGCCGAAGGCGTCGAGCGCCTCGTCGACCTCGGCTTCCGTCGTGCAGACGTACGAGCGGGCGGTCGGGACGCCGGCCGCGGCCATGACGTCCTTCGCGAAGGCCTTGGACCCCTCCAGCAACGCGGCCTCCTTGGACGGGCCGAACACGGCGATGCCCGCCTCGCGCACGGCGTCCGCGACGCCCGCGACCAGCGGGGCCTCCGGGCCCACGACGACCAGGTCGACACCGAGCCGAGCGGCCAGCTCGGACACGGCCGCGCCGTCCAGGGCGTCGACGGTGTGCAGCTCGGCGACCTCGGCGATGCCGGCGTTGCCGGGGGCGCAGTGGAGCGCGGTGACGGCGGGGTCGAGGGACAGGGAGCGGCACAGGGCGTGTTCGCGGGCGCCGGTACCGATGACGAGGACCTTCACGGGGTCAGCCTAACGGGAGCGGGCCGGGCGGGTTTGTGGGGGATGCCGAAGGGGTGGGGGGTGGGGTGTTGTGCGTTTCTCCGAGGGAGGGGGTGGTTCGGGATGGGGAGGGGGCGGGGCGGCGGGAACAGGGAGTGGGCGGCGCGGGATGGGGGGGTGGGCTCGGTGTGGGGCTCCGGATGGGGGTCGGGGCCTTCCGTCGGGAAGGGTCCGGGGGGCCGCGCCCGGGTGGCGGGGTGAGGGTGCCTGGAAGGCGTGCCTGGGCGGAAGGCGGGCCTGCCCGGGCCGGTGGTGCTGGGGCGGACACGCTGAGCGTGCCTGAACGGGCGGGCTGGGCCTGGCGGCGGAAGGGCGTACACCGGGTGCCTGGTGAGACGGGCGGTCTGGGCCTGGCGGCGGAAGGGCGTACACCGGGTGCCTCGTGAGACGGGTGGCTGGGGCATGGTGGCGGGAGGGCGTACCCCCGGTGCCTGGTGAGGAGAGGCGTGGCGGCGCGAGGGCGTACCCCGGTGCCTCGTGAGGAGAGGTGAGGTGGCCGGGGCGTGGCGTGAGGACGGCGTGGCCGAGCGGCGTCTCCTCGGGGTCAGCGTGCCCCCAGCCGCGCCGTCGTGGTGTCACCGTGTCGGCGCGGCGTCGCTGGGGCGTCAGTACGCCGGGCCGCGCCGCCAAGGCATCAGCCCGCCCGGCCGGCCCGCCACGGCGTCAGCAGTCCGCACGGCGCGCTGCGGGCGGCGTCACCACGCCCGAGCGGCGGCAGTGCGGGCGTCGGCGTGACCGCGGAGCGCCGCCGCGGCCGTCAGTCGTTCGAGAACTCCTCCATGACCGTCGCCCCCAGCTCCCGCACGATCAGTTCCTGGCCGGAGAGGGCCGACTCGTCGAGGTCGGGGTCGTCGTCCTCGGGGATGTCGTCCTCGATGGAGACGGGAGGCGGCTCCGGCGCGGAGGGCGGCATCGGGGCGGGCGCGGGTGTCGCTGCCGGGGCCGCGGTGGCCTGGGGAGGAGCGGCCGACGTGGGCTGCGTCGACGCCGGGCGCTGGGCGGGCGTACCGCTGCCGCCGGTGCCTCCCGGCGTACCGCCGCCGTACCCGCTCGTGGTGCCGCCACCGCCGTAGCCGCCGGGGGCACCGCCGCCACCGGCGCCGTACCCACCGGGCGTCCCCACGCCGCCGTAGCCCCCACCGCCACCGCTGCCCGGTGACGGCGGAGCCGAGCCGCCGCCCGACGGGTCGACGACGGCCTCGATCTTCCAGTGGACGTTGAACTGCTCGACCAGCGCCTGGCGCAGTACGTCCTCGCTGCCGCTGCTCGCGAAGTTGTCCCGGGCGCCGGCGTTGACGAAGCCGAGCTGGAGGGTGGTGCCGTCGAAGCCCGCGACCTGGGCGTTCTGGCTGAGGAGGATCCAGGTGAAGCGGCGGCGGTTCTTCACCGCTTCGAGGATGTTCGGCCAGAGGGAGCGGGGGTCGAGGCCGCCGGTCGGGGGTGGTGAGGCGGGCGTGGCCGCCGCGGGCGGCGCGGGCGGTGTCGTCGGTGTGGGCGCGGCGGGGCCGGGCGCCGCCTGGGGCCGGGCGCCGCCGCCAGGAGGCGCGGCGGTGGGCCAGCCGCCGGGGCGTCGGCCGGCGGCACCGGCAGGGCTCGCGGTGGGCCAGGCGCCGGGAGCTGCGGGGCCCGGGGCGGGTTCGGGATCCTCAGGTACGGGGGCGCGGGCCGCCGGTGCGGTCGGTGCGGGGGCGGAGGGCGGTTGCTGGGCGGGGCGGCCGGGACCGGGGGCCGTGGGCGCACCCGGGCCGCCGACAGGACGTGCGTCGCCCTGCTGGTCCCCGGCGGCGGGGCGGCCGGGACCGGGGGCCGTGGGCGCACCCTGCCCGCCGTGTCCGCCGGGCACGGCGTCCGTCGTCTCCGGGACGCCTCCGCCTCCCCCGGGCGCGGAGGCGCGCGCCGCGGCCCGAGCCGCCGCCATCCCGCCGCCCGGCGGAATGGCCGCGCCCGCGTCGGCGGCGCCCGCGGGAGCTCCCCCATGAACAACGGGCCCGGGCACGTAGCCCATGGCGGGCGCTCCGGCCCCCGCGGAGAAGTTGACCCCCCGCTCCAGCCGGTCGAGGCGAGCCATCACGGACCGCTCGTCGCCGTACGCGGCCGGCAGCAGCACACGTGCGCAGATCAGCTCCAGTTGCAGACGCGGGGAGGTGGCGCCGCGCATCTCGGTCAGGCCCTCGTTGACGAGGTCGGCGGCGCGGCTCAGCTCGGCGGGGCCGAAGGTGCCCGCCTGCGCCTGCATCCGCTCCAGTACGTCGACCGGGGCGTCGATGAGCCCCTTCTCCACGGCGTCCGGAACCGCCGCGAGGATCACCAGGTCGCGCAGCCGCTCCAGCAGGTCGGCGACGAACCGCCGCGGATCGTTGCCGCCCTCGATGACGCGGTCGACGACCTCGAAGGCGGCGGCCCCGTCCCCTGTGGCGAAAGCCTCGACGACGGAGTCCAGGAGCGATCCCTCGGTGTAACCCAGCAGGGAGGTGGCCATGGCGTATGTCACACCGTCCGCCCCGGCGCCCGCGAGGAGCTGGTCCATGACCGACATGGAGTCACGCACGGACCCGGCGCCGGCGCGCACGACGAGCGGCAGGACGCCGTCCTCGACCGGGATGTTCTCCTTCTGGCACACCTCCGCGAGGTAGTCCCGAAGCGTCCCGGGCGGCACGAGCCGGAACGGATAGTGATGGGTGCGCGACCGGATCGTCCCGATGACCTTCTCGGGCTCGGTGGTGGCGAAGATGAACTTCAGATGCTCCGGCGGTTCCTCGACGACCTTCAGGAGCGCGTTGAAGCCGGCCGACGTGACCATGTGGGCCTCGTCGATGATGTAGATCTTGTACCGGCTGCTCGCCGGCCCAAAGAAGGCCTTTTCCCGCAGCTCACGGGCGTCGTCCACACCACCGTGCGACGCGGCGTCGATCTCGATGACGTCGATCGATCCGGGGCCGTTGCGCGCGAGGTCCTGGCAGGACTGGCACTCGCCGCACGGAGTCGGCGTGGGTCCCTGCTCGCAGTTCAGGCACCGCGCCAGGATCCGCGCGCTGGTCGTCTTGCCGCATCCACGCGGACCGCTGAACAAGTACGCGTGATTGACCCGGTTGTTCCGCAGCGCCTGCTGCAGCGGGTCGGTGACATGCTCCTGCCCGATGACCTCGGCGAAGGACTCCGGGCGGTAGCGGCGGTACAACGCGAGAGACGACACGCATACGAGGTTATAGGCGCCCACTGACAACGGGCCCCGCCCGAACGAGGCCCCCGGCCTCCGGACCTGCGCCCTCCCCGCCCGGCAACGCAAACGCCCCCCACGCACCCGCCAGAGCCAACCTACCCTTGCTGCCTTCCGGCCCTGGGGGAGTTCAGTCAGATAGCGCCGCGTGAGGGGCTTCGCACAGCCTACCCGATGCCGAGGTGCGGCAACGAGTTCGCGAGCACTCCTCTCGGTCATGTAATGTTTCCGGCGGAGGATTCGCCTAGAGGCCTAGGGCGCACGCTTGGAAAGCGTGTTGGGGGCAACCCCTCACGAGTTCGAATCTCGTATCCTCCGCCAGTGCCTCACCGGGCACGATGTCGAAGGGCCCCACCGTTCACGGTGGGGCCCTTCGACGTTCTCCGTCTCATTTTTCGTCTCAGCCTGAGGAGCTTTGACACCGAACGCGGTCATGCCCCGTTCACCCACCGCGGGCTGACCTGCGGCGACTCTGGTTTCTGCGGACCCACGCGGATCTGCTGATGATCCCGGGACGACGTCCCGGTCATAGCCCGATCATCCGGACCTTGCTGCCGCACAGCCGGGCCATGTCATCGGCATCCGACGTGAGGATGGCGACCGGGCCAGGCTGACGCAAGGCGGCTTCCGCGACGGTGACGTCGATCGCGTACTTGTGTCCGTGCAGACCGGCGCCCTTGAGTAGTTGGGCCGCCGACTTGGCCGCCGCCTCCGTGACCGGCTCCACCTTGACCCGGGACAGTGCCCATTGCAGTCGGGGCAGGTTCACCCTGGCATGGCTCACCTCCACGATGGTGTTGGCGCTGACGACAAGGTCCGCTCCCATGTCGTGGAACACCTGGAACATCGCCAGAATTTTCCGGTCCTGCGCCAGCCAGGCCGACAGCCCCTCGCTGTCCAGGACGACGGTCTCAATGTGCCCGCTCACGCGGCGCTCGCGCCGCCGGCGGCCTGCGTCGTACCGAAGATCCGCGCCCGCGCCTCGGCCAGCTCTTCCTCACTGAAGGCCCCATGATCGTCTGTGTGGCTGCGCAGGTCGGCCCCCAGGAGCTGGTGCCGGATCTGCCTGGCGACCGCTTCGGCCACGTAGCCGGAGATGTTGTCCGTGATCTTCTTCAGCTCCGCCACCTGCTCGGTGGGGAGTGTCACCGTGATGCGCGTGGTGTCAGCCATAGCCTCAAGCATACTGCGGTATGCGCACTACGTGCTGTCTGTTCCTCGCAGTCGGTCCTGTCAGCGGCAGTCGGGGCGAGTGTCCGTTCGAGCAGGGACTCAGCTGGGCAGTTGCTTGACGCGCCAGTTCAGCGGGCCCAGTAGCGGTATGCCTCGATCCATTGCGAGCCCTCGGGGGCGGGTTCCGGCAGCGGCAGGTCCAGAATTCCGATGTCCTGTCGGACCGCCCCCCGGGCGCGGTGTGCGACCACGCGTCCGTCGTCGGTCAGGTCGACCCCGACCACGCTCACCTCGACGCCGAGAACGGTCGTGGTGAACGGCACGGCAAGGCTCTCCTCGATCATCGTGAAGAAGCCGGTGAGCTGCTCATCCTCACCGTAGGCGTCGATGGTGGCCTCTTCGATCAACGCCTCCAGCGCGGCTGGGGTCCAAGTGCTCATGGCCTCACCTAGCGTTGCACCGTACGGCGGAGGACCGGTGTGTTCAACAGCGGCGTATCCGTCGTGGCGCCGTCGCCGGCAGTCAAGTCAAGGCTCGCGGTTGCCAGCGTGTGACGTTGCCTGGTGGGGTTCGGTAGTGAGCGGCCCAGGGGAGGGCCCGGCAAGCGACAGGGCGGAAGAGAGTGGCACGAGTCGTCGTACGAGAGCCGAGTACGGGCACGAGGAGCGCACCGCCGCTGGCCCGGCAGGAAACATCCGCCTTCGTGAGGGAACTGCTCGGCGCCGGCTGGGCGGCGGTGTTCCTGCCCGATGAGCCCGCCCGCCTTGGACGGCTGCTGCTGTGGAAGCCGACCGGGGCATCAGCCGGAGGCAGTACGGCGCCCACCGGCCTTGAGACCGAGGCGGTGGAGCTGGTCCTGCCGCACGGCCGCTCGGTCAGGCGGCGCAGGGTCGAAGGTTACGCGCTGCCTGTCGCCGTCGCTGTCTCCGCCCTGGCCGATGCGGAGCCGACGCATCCCTCCGGCGTCGCCTGGCAGGCCGCCACTCGTTTCGCGCTGCGGCTGCTCGCCGACGGCCGCCTCCACCCGGCGCTCACCCCCGCCGGTTACGACACCTGGCAGGTGGGTCCTTGCACCGCCGCCCAGCGCCAGACGCTGGATGCCCTGGCCGCCGCCTTCCCGCCACACGCCCACTGCCTGCCCGAGCCGGGCCCTGCTCCGGTACGGATCGTCGAACCGGCTGCGCTGGTACGCCAGTTCTGCGACGCGGTCGCCGATGATCTGGTCCGTACGCCGGCCGCGCCGCTCGCCATGGGAGTGCTGCCGTACGCCTGGCGCGAGGCCCGTGCCGTGCCCGCCCTGCGGGAGTGGGCCGAGGAAACCCAGGTGGCGCTCACCGCCGAGGTCAGTGTCTCCCTGCGCGTCGACGTACCCGAAGGACGCCGACGGCAGTTCCGGGCCGTCCTGCAGCTGCACACCGCAGCGGACCCGGCGCTCGTCATCGAGGCCGCACGGCTGTGGAGCGAGCCGACCGAAGTGGAGCGACTGCTCGGCCCGCGCGCCGAGACCGAGACCCTGCTCGCCCTGCGCCGCGGCGCTCGAGCCTGGCCCCCGCTGCGCAGGCTGCTCGACGATGCCGCTCCCGATCAGCTCCGGTTGACCGACGACGAAGCCTTCGATCTCCTCGGGGACGCCACGGACGCGCTGCGCGCGGCCGGTGTCGACGTGCACTGGCCGCGCGACCTGGTCAAGGCGCTCACCGCGACCGCGGAGATCGGGCAGCGCACCGCCCCCGGTTCCACCGCGGGCGGCCTGCTGGACACTGAGGCCCTCCTCGACTTCCGCTGGCAGGTCTCCCTTGGCGGCGAGCCGCTCACCGAGGCCGAGATGGATGCTCTCGCAGAGTCACGCCGTCCCCTCGTCCGGCTCCGCGACCAGTGGGTGGTCGCCGACCCGAAGCTGGTGGCCCGCGCCAAGCGCCGCCGGATGGAACCCCTCACCCCCATGGAGGCGCTCGGCGCCGCGCTGACCGGCGAG
This region of Streptomyces chromofuscus genomic DNA includes:
- the purD gene encoding phosphoribosylamine--glycine ligase, whose product is MKVLVIGTGAREHALCRSLSLDPAVTALHCAPGNAGIAEVAELHTVDALDGAAVSELAARLGVDLVVVGPEAPLVAGVADAVREAGIAVFGPSKEAALLEGSKAFAKDVMAAAGVPTARSYVCTTEAEVDEALDAFGPPYVVKDDGLAAGKGVVVTADLGAAKAHARACERVVIEEYLDGPEVSLFAVTDGETVLPLQPAQDFKRALDDDEGPNTGGMGAYSPLPWADPKLVDEVLHSVLQPTVDELRRRGTPFSGLLYAGLAITGRGVRVIEFNARFGDPETQVVLARLKTPLAGILMAAATGNLASLEPLRWSDDAAVTVVVASHNYPGTPRTGDPITGLDAVAVQDAPHAYVLHAGTKRDGDAVVSAGGRVLSVTATGGDLTEARERAYRAVSRIRLDGSQHRTDIAAKAATGA
- a CDS encoding DNA polymerase III subunit gamma and tau; the protein is MSSLALYRRYRPESFAEVIGQEHVTDPLQQALRNNRVNHAYLFSGPRGCGKTTSARILARCLNCEQGPTPTPCGECQSCQDLARNGPGSIDVIEIDAASHGGVDDARELREKAFFGPASSRYKIYIIDEAHMVTSAGFNALLKVVEEPPEHLKFIFATTEPEKVIGTIRSRTHHYPFRLVPPGTLRDYLAEVCQKENIPVEDGVLPLVVRAGAGSVRDSMSVMDQLLAGAGADGVTYAMATSLLGYTEGSLLDSVVEAFATGDGAAAFEVVDRVIEGGNDPRRFVADLLERLRDLVILAAVPDAVEKGLIDAPVDVLERMQAQAGTFGPAELSRAADLVNEGLTEMRGATSPRLQLELICARVLLPAAYGDERSVMARLDRLERGVNFSAGAGAPAMGYVPGPVVHGGAPAGAADAGAAIPPGGGMAAARAAARASAPGGGGGVPETTDAVPGGHGGQGAPTAPGPGRPAAGDQQGDARPVGGPGAPTAPGPGRPAQQPPSAPAPTAPAARAPVPEDPEPAPGPAAPGAWPTASPAGAAGRRPGGWPTAAPPGGGARPQAAPGPAAPTPTTPPAPPAAATPASPPPTGGLDPRSLWPNILEAVKNRRRFTWILLSQNAQVAGFDGTTLQLGFVNAGARDNFASSGSEDVLRQALVEQFNVHWKIEAVVDPSGGGSAPPSPGSGGGGGYGGVGTPGGYGAGGGGAPGGYGGGGTTSGYGGGTPGGTGGSGTPAQRPASTQPTSAAPPQATAAPAATPAPAPMPPSAPEPPPVSIEDDIPEDDDPDLDESALSGQELIVRELGATVMEEFSND
- a CDS encoding DNA-binding protein — encoded protein: MSGHIETVVLDSEGLSAWLAQDRKILAMFQVFHDMGADLVVSANTIVEVSHARVNLPRLQWALSRVKVEPVTEAAAKSAAQLLKGAGLHGHKYAIDVTVAEAALRQPGPVAILTSDADDMARLCGSKVRMIGL
- a CDS encoding N,N-dimethylformamidase beta subunit family domain-containing protein, with product MGPEQIRRWESGALAHAVTDPFGQGPLPWLRGSETYFDDTGQVVPWYVDPALGAQQPSGTATGRGRVPAPRSGGPRAADDVRRQIKGFVSTGAVAPGEALDFHVTVDPPQEFAVDIYRIGHYNGDGAAKITTSPRLSGIVQPPPLTADRTVSCHHWWLSWRLQIPSFWNVGAYVAVLTTADGHRSHVPFTVRDDHPADLLLLLPDITWQAYNLYPEDGRTGASLYHAWDENGRLLGEADAATTVSFDRPYAGAGLPLHVGHAYDFIRWAERYGYDLAYADASDLHAGRVDPTRYRGLVFPGHDEYWSANMRRTAELAREHGTSLVFLSSNTMYWQVELGPSPSGTPHRLLTCRKRKGPGRPVLWREIDRPEQQLIGIQYAGRVPEPHPLIVRNAGHWLWEATGAHEGDEIEGMVAGEADRYFPRTPLPDHDERILLAHSPYTDGEGVARHQETSLYRAPSGALVFASGTFAWSPALDRPGHVDPRIQRATGNLLDRICKRD